One genomic segment of Strix aluco isolate bStrAlu1 chromosome 14, bStrAlu1.hap1, whole genome shotgun sequence includes these proteins:
- the CALB2 gene encoding calretinin, translating to MAGPQQAPHLHLAELTASQFLDVWRHFDTDGNGYIEGKELENFFQELESARKGAGVDSKKDNLGDKMKEFMHKYDKNADGKIEMAELAQILPTEENFLLCFRQHVGSSSEFMEAWRRYDTDRSGYIEANELKGFLSDLLKKANRPYDEPKLQEYTQTILRMFDMNGDGKLGLSEMSRLLPVQENFLLKFQGMKLSSEEFNAIFAFYDKDGSGFIDENELDALLKDLYEKNKKEMSIQQLTNYRKSIMNLSDGGKLYRKELEIVLCNEPPM from the exons aTGGCCGGCCCGCAGCAGGCCCCGCACCTCCACCTGGCCGAGCTCACCGCCTCCCAGTTCCTCGACGTCTGGCGACATTTCGACACGGACG GAAATGGCTACATCGAAGGCAAAGAGCTGGAAAACTTCTTCCAGGAGCTGGAAAGCGCGAGGAAGGGGGCGGGTGTG GACTCCAAGAAGGACAACTTGGGTGACAAGATGAAGGAGTTCATGCACAAGTACGACAAAAACGCCGACGGCAAAATCGAGATGGCGGAG ctggcccagaTCCTGCCCACGGAGGAGAATTTCCTGCTGTGTTTCCGCCAGCACGTGGGCTCCAGCTCGGAGTTCATGGAG GCTTGGCGCAGGTACGACACGGACCGCAGCGGCTACATCGAAGCCAATGAGCTCAAG GGCTTCTTGTCAGACCTGCTGAAGAAAGCGAACCGGCCCTACGACGAGCCCAAGCTGCAGGAGTACACGCAGACCATC CTGCGGATGTTCGACATGAACGGCGACGGGAAGCTGGGACTGTCAGAGATGTCCCG ACTTTTGCCTGTGCAAGAAAACTTCCTCCTGAAGTttcag GGGATGAAGCTGTCCTCGGAGGAGTTCAATGCCATCTttgccttctatgacaag GACGGGAGCGGCTTCATTGATGAGAATGAGCTGGACGCGCTTTTAAAAGACCTGTACGAGAAGAATAAGAAA GAGATGAGCATCCAGCAGCTCACCAACTACAGGAAGAGCATCATGAACCTCTCTGACGGGGGCAAACTCTACCGCAAGGAGCTGGAGATCGTGCTCTGCAACGAGCCCCCCATGTAG
- the GOT2 gene encoding aspartate aminotransferase, mitochondrial: MRGAGREPGGCCVRCPLASPLAAAMALLHTRRLLTAPRLAARASSWWSHVEMGPPDPILGVTEAFKRDTNSKKMNLGVGAYRDDNGKPFVLNCVRKAEAMIASKKMDKEYLPIAGLADFTRASAELALGENSEAFKSGRYVTVQGISGTGSLRIGANFLQRFFKSSRDVYLPKPSWGNHTPIFRDAGLQLQAYRYYDPKTCSLDFSGAMDDISKIPEKSIILLHACAHNPTGVDPRQEQWKELAAMVKKRNLLVYFDMAYQGFASGDINRDAWAVRHFIEQGINVVLSQSYAKNMGLYGERAGAFTVICSDAEEAKRVESQLKILIRPMYSNPPLNGARIASIILNTPDLRKEWLVEVKGMADRIISMRNQLVSNLKKEGSSHNWQHITDQIGMFCFTGLKPEQVERLIKEFSIYMTKDGRISVAGVTSGNVGYLAHAIHQVTK, translated from the exons atgcgcggggcggggcgcgagCCCGGCGGCTGCTGCGTGAGGTGTCCGCTCGCCAGCCCGCTCGCCGCCGCCATGGCTCTGCTGCACACCCGCCGGCTCCTCACCGCCCCGCGCCTCGCCGCCCGCGCCAG ctCATGGTGGTCCCATGTGGAGATGGGTCCCCCCGACCCCATCCTGGGGGTGACAGAAGCTTTCAAGCGCGACACCAACTCCAAGAAGATGAATCTGGGTGTGGGGGCGTACCGGGATGACAATGGGAAGCCGTTCGTCCTGAACTGTGTTCGCAAG GCGGAGGCCATGATAGCATCCAAGAAGATGGACAAGGAGTACTTGCCCATTGCGGGGCTAGCGGATTTCACCCGGGCATCCGCAGAACTGGCTCTGGGTGAAAACAGTGAGGCTTTCAAGAGCGGCCGG TACGTGACTGTGCAGGGTATTTCTGGGACTGGATCTCTGCGAATTGGAGCCAACTTTTTG CAACGGTTCTTCAAGTCTAGCCGTGATGTGTATCTACCCAAACCATCCTGGGGCAATCACACACCCATTTTCCGTGACGCTGGCTTGCAGCTTCAGGCTTACCGCTACTATGACCCCAAGACGTGCAGCCTTGACTTCTCTGGAGCCATGGATGACATTTCC AAAATTCCAGAGAAGAGCATCATCCTCTTGCATGCTTGTGCTCACAACCCCACCGGGGTGGATCCCCGGCAGGAGCAATGGAAGGAATTGGCAGCTATGGTGAAG AAACGAAACCTCCTCGTGTACTTTGACATGGCCTACCAGGGCTTTGCCAGCGGGGACATCAACCGGGACGCCTGGGCTGTGCGGCATTTCATCGAGCAGGGCATCAACGTCGTCTTGTCACAGTCCTACGCCAAGAACATGGGGCTGTACG GTGAGCGTGCGGGTGCCTTCACGGTGATCTGCAGTGATGCAGAGGAAGCCAAGAGGGTCGAGTCACAGCTGAAGATCCTCATCCGCCCCATGTACTCCAACCCACCCCTGAACGGAGCCCGCATTGCCTCTATCATCCTCAACACCCCTGACCTACGGAAGGAGTG GCTCGTGGAGGTGAAGGGCATGGCTGACCGCATCATCAGCATGCGGAATCAGCTGGTGTCCAACCTCAAGAAAGAGGGATCCTCCCACAACTGGCAGCACATCACTGACCAGATCGGCATGTTCTGCTTCACGGGGCTGAAGCCTGAGCAG GTGGAGCGGCTGATCAAGGAGTTCTCCATCTATATGACAAAGGACGGACGAATCTCTGTGGCGGGAGTTACGTCAGGCAATGTAGGTTACCTGGCTCATGCCATCCATCAAGTCACAAAGTAA